The genomic interval TGAAGCGGGTGCCGATGAAGGACTCGTTCACGAAGTCGGTGTCAAGGGCGAGCTCGCCGCGGGCGTGCAGCTGGGCCATCCGCGCCGACGTACCCGTGCCACACGGCGAGCGGTCGAACCAGCCCGGGTGGATCGCCATCGCGTTGCGGGAGTCCGCACCATCCTCCCCGGGAGCGGTGAACTGGACGTGCTTGCAGCCGTTGATGCCCGGGTCGAGCGGATGCACCGGCCGGTCCGTGGCGTTGATCGCGTCCATGATGTCCAGCCCCGCCTGCAGGATGCGGTCCTTCTCGGCCCGGTCGAACGGGATCCCCAGCTGCTCCAGCGGCAGGATCGCGTAGAAGTTCCCGCCGTACGCGAGGTCGTAGGTGACCTTCCCCAGCCCGGGCACGTCGACCGAAGCGTCCAACGCGTGCGAGTACGACGGGACGTTCCGCAACGTCACGTGCTCCGCCCGGCCGTTGCTCACGGCAACGTCCACGACGACGAGACCGGCCGGGGTGTCCAGGCGCACCTCGGTCACCGGCTCGATCACCTCGACCATGCCGGACTCGACCAGCACGGTCGCGACCCCGATCGTGCCGTGACCGCACATCGGCAGCAGGCCGGAGACCTCGATGTACAGCACGCCCCA from Kribbella sp. NBC_00709 carries:
- a CDS encoding proline racemase family protein, which encodes MRSVRTITAIDSHTEGMPTRVVTGGVGVVPGATMAEKREYFIEHLDDLRLFLMNEPRGHAAMSGAILQPPTRSDADWGVLYIEVSGLLPMCGHGTIGVATVLVESGMVEVIEPVTEVRLDTPAGLVVVDVAVSNGRAEHVTLRNVPSYSHALDASVDVPGLGKVTYDLAYGGNFYAILPLEQLGIPFDRAEKDRILQAGLDIMDAINATDRPVHPLDPGINGCKHVQFTAPGEDGADSRNAMAIHPGWFDRSPCGTGTSARMAQLHARGELALDTDFVNESFIGTRFTGRLIEETTVGQYPAVIPTVTGRAWITGTANYLLDPDDPFPTGFVL